Proteins encoded by one window of Haematobia irritans isolate KBUSLIRL chromosome 2, ASM5000362v1, whole genome shotgun sequence:
- the LOC142224289 gene encoding uncharacterized protein LOC142224289, whose protein sequence is MDTQPPPRNVRVDIHNLEREIQRYKREPLDQAAYQAGLNRIHEDTVAEAVRSYKVNPVLGVRPPPIAPEERDLPRQTRVVLAQLRSGKCSRLNSYLSVIDSSVADVCPVCNQGPHDTRHLFSCPAKPTRLTTRSLWTHHTLVAEFLDLPTS, encoded by the coding sequence atggatacacaaccaccacccaggaacgtaagggttgatatacataatctagagcgcgagatccagcgctataaaagagagcctctagatcaagcagcgtaccaggcaggtttgaacaggattcatgaggatactgtagctgaagcggtgagaagctacaaggttaatcctgttcttggagtccgaccaccgcccatagcaccggaggaaagagacctcccacggcagactagggtagttttggcccaattaagatcaggcaagtgcagccgcctcaattcctacttatcggtgattgatagcagcgtagctgacgtttgtccagtttgcaaccaagggccacacgacacgcgtcatcttttctcttgtccagccaaaccaacccgacttaccaccagatcactctggacacaccacaccttagtcgcagagttccttgatctgccaacaagctga
- the vls gene encoding valois, with translation MMPLSYANIYKTPDEHKPPEETDLADDTEYPNLNSRDYARRPLNHTVRMHDAWECISISTPCTEEQGNVSICCNKLSGREWTGTLWGFDKVQVARNKENSISPESSCFKLQCPAIINCMEYVTTNILILAFNNGNLQLWSTHSEVRNAKNPYCLFKIGERCEHMKPITSLATCKANQNSAITGSKDGCIKIWDMGTADLISKGSYRFAHTDSITAIATSRADENIFTTCSLDKTCLFWDARETRPAIALVDNHEVRFNYVCPNDKSEDILYLGDESGYVLEVDIRQPNQIQKKAQYFDRPVRKMKPNGENFAVIADSNLTKISKLSDHCIFYENEDTQNFIRDGAWITPEEFITIGFEGKLRSHKI, from the exons atgatgCCTCTAAGCTATGCAAATATATACAAAACGCCAGACGAACATAAACCGCCCGAGGAGACCGATTTGGCCGATGATACGGAATATCCAAATTTAAATTCTCGAGACTACGCCAGGCGTCCATTAAACCACACAGTTCGCATGCATGATGCTTGGGAATGCATATCCATAAGCACACCATGCACAGAAGAGCAAGGAAATGTGTCGATTTGTTGCAACAAGTTAAGTGGGCGCGAATGGACGGGAACATTGTGGGGATTCGATAAAGTCCAAGTGGccagaaataaagaaaattctatatCACCTGAATCATCGTGTTTCAAATTGCAATGTCCAGCTATAATAAATTGTATGGAATATGTGACCACTAATATT TTAATACTTGCTTTTAATAACGGAAATCTTCAATTATGGTCTACACATTCAGAAGTACGCAATGCTAAGAATCcttattgtttatttaaaattggcGAAAGATGTGAACATATGAAACCCATAACATCTTTAGCAACCTGCAAGGCCAACCAAAACAGTGCGATCACTGGCAGTAAAGATGGTTGTATAAAA ATATGGGATATGGGTACAGCTGATTTAATTTCTAAGGGAAGCTATCGTTTTGCCCATACTGATTCTATAACAGCAATAGCTACATCAAGAGCAGATGAGAACATTTTTACCACTTGCTCTTTGGATAAAACATGCCTTTTTTGGGATGCTCGGGAAACTCGACCTGCTATAG CCTTAGTCGATAATCATGAAGTACGCTTTAATTACGTATGCCCAAACGATAAATCTGAAGATATCTTATATTTGGGTGATGAATCTGGTTATGTTTTAGAGGTAGATATACGACAgccaaatcaaatacaaaagaaGGCGCAATATTTTGATCGACCAGTACGAAAAATGAAACCAAATGG AGAAAACTTTGCTGTGATCGCTGattcaaatttaacaaaaatatcaaaattatcagatcactgtattttctatgaaaatgaagatacacaaaattttataagagaTGGCGCTTGGATTACGCCCGAAGAATTTATAACAATAGGGTTTGAAGGAAAATTAAGAAGTCACAAAATCTAG